From a region of the Streptacidiphilus albus JL83 genome:
- a CDS encoding rod shape-determining protein encodes MSFIGRDMAVDLGTANTLVYVRGRGIVLNEPSVVAVNTNTGGILAVGSEAKKMIGRTPGNIVAIRPLKDGVIADFEITERMLRYFILKIHRRRYLARPRVVVCVPSGITGVERRAVIEASRQAGARQVHIIEEPMAAAIGAGLPVHEPTGNMVVDIGGGTTEVAVISLGGIVTAQSIRVAGDELDNAVIQHIKKEYSLLLGERSAEQIKMTIGSAFPIDGDKEEHSEIRGRDLVSGLPKTVVISAAEVRQAIEEPVNAIVDAVKTTLDQCPPELAGDVMDRGIVLTGGGALLRGLDERLRRETGMPVHIAENPLDSVALGAGKCVEEFEALQQVLDSQPRR; translated from the coding sequence ATGTCGTTCATCGGTCGTGACATGGCTGTCGACCTCGGCACCGCCAACACGCTCGTGTACGTCAGGGGCCGCGGGATCGTCCTCAACGAACCGTCAGTGGTCGCTGTCAACACCAACACCGGCGGCATCCTCGCCGTCGGCTCCGAGGCGAAGAAGATGATCGGGCGCACGCCCGGCAACATCGTCGCCATCCGCCCGCTCAAGGACGGCGTGATCGCCGACTTCGAGATCACCGAGCGGATGCTCCGCTACTTCATCCTGAAGATCCACCGCCGGCGCTACCTGGCCCGCCCCCGGGTCGTGGTCTGCGTGCCCAGCGGCATCACCGGGGTGGAACGACGCGCCGTCATCGAGGCGTCCCGGCAGGCCGGGGCGCGCCAGGTGCACATCATCGAGGAGCCGATGGCCGCCGCGATCGGCGCGGGCCTCCCGGTGCACGAGCCCACCGGCAACATGGTGGTCGACATCGGCGGCGGCACCACCGAGGTCGCCGTGATCTCGCTCGGCGGCATCGTCACCGCGCAGTCCATCCGGGTGGCCGGCGACGAGCTCGACAACGCCGTCATCCAGCACATCAAGAAGGAGTACTCGCTGCTGCTCGGCGAGCGCTCCGCCGAACAGATCAAGATGACCATCGGCTCCGCCTTCCCGATCGACGGGGACAAGGAGGAGCACAGCGAGATCCGTGGCCGCGACCTGGTCAGCGGCCTGCCGAAGACCGTGGTGATCTCCGCCGCCGAGGTCCGCCAGGCGATCGAGGAGCCGGTCAACGCCATCGTCGACGCGGTGAAGACGACCCTCGACCAGTGCCCCCCGGAGCTCGCGGGCGACGTCATGGACCGGGGCATCGTGCTCACCGGGGGCGGCGCGCTGCTGCGCGGCCTCGACGAACGGCTGCGCCGGGAGACCGGCATGCCGGTCCACATCGCCGAGAACCCGCTCGACTCGGTCGCCCTGGGCGCCGGCAAGTGCGTCGAGGAGTTCGAGGCGCTGCAGCAGGTGCTGGACTCCCAGCCGCGTCGCTGA
- the mreC gene encoding rod shape-determining protein MreC — protein sequence MRDTRESRLLLVLLVAVAFALITVDIRGGDHSPLNGARDTAASVLGPVETGVAGAVQPVSDAFRSLRESGTSGDRIRALEQQNARLKQQVSSSDLVQSRSAELTKLLGVAGAGQYTIKAAQVVAIGAAQGFSWTVTIDIGSNDGISRDMTVINGDGLVGRVTTVSPETSTVLLASDPDFGVGTRMEGSGEIGFATGQGNGPMRVELLNGQARVRTGDRLVTFGSQNDRPFVPGVPVGTVVRVENTPGQLTRTVLVQPFVSFTTLDLVGVVVQPPATDPRYAVLPAKPATGH from the coding sequence GTGAGGGACACACGAGAAAGTCGGCTCCTGCTCGTCCTGCTGGTCGCCGTCGCGTTCGCACTGATCACCGTCGACATCCGAGGCGGCGACCACTCGCCCCTGAACGGGGCCCGGGACACGGCCGCCTCCGTCCTCGGCCCGGTCGAGACCGGGGTCGCCGGGGCGGTCCAGCCGGTCTCCGACGCCTTCCGCTCGCTGCGCGAGTCCGGGACCAGCGGCGACCGCATCCGCGCACTGGAGCAGCAGAACGCCCGGCTGAAGCAGCAGGTCTCCAGCTCGGACCTGGTCCAGAGCCGCTCCGCCGAGCTGACCAAGCTGCTCGGCGTGGCCGGGGCGGGCCAGTACACCATCAAGGCCGCCCAGGTCGTCGCGATCGGGGCGGCCCAGGGCTTCTCCTGGACCGTCACCATCGACATCGGCAGCAATGACGGCATCAGCCGCGACATGACCGTCATCAACGGCGACGGCCTGGTGGGCCGGGTCACCACGGTCAGCCCGGAGACCTCGACGGTGCTGCTGGCCAGCGACCCGGACTTCGGCGTCGGCACCCGGATGGAGGGCAGCGGCGAGATCGGTTTCGCGACCGGTCAGGGCAACGGCCCGATGCGGGTCGAACTGCTGAACGGACAGGCGCGGGTCAGGACCGGCGACCGGCTGGTGACCTTCGGCTCGCAGAACGACCGCCCGTTCGTGCCCGGGGTGCCGGTCGGCACCGTGGTCCGGGTCGAGAACACCCCGGGCCAGCTGACCCGGACCGTGCTGGTCCAGCCCTTCGTCAGCTTCACCACGCTCGACCTGGTCGGCGTGGTCGTCCAGCCGCCCGCGACCGACCCCCGCTACGCCGTGCTGCCGGCGAAGCCGGCCACCGGCCACTGA